The following proteins come from a genomic window of Yinghuangia sp. ASG 101:
- a CDS encoding SRPBCC family protein has translation MATLHFRAPLRVPPETAWHFLECYSRAEVHAFSACVAERREGNVRVVTLADGGEVRERNVTVDAGLMRAVYTVPGLHGAEHHQAEMRIERHADGGAFLVWCTDVLPHRLAEHLREAYTTMFDELLDAVHRHRGPMT, from the coding sequence GTGGCGACCCTCCACTTCCGCGCTCCCCTGCGGGTTCCGCCGGAGACCGCCTGGCACTTCCTGGAGTGCTACAGCCGGGCCGAGGTGCACGCGTTCTCGGCGTGCGTCGCCGAACGCCGGGAAGGCAACGTACGCGTCGTCACCCTGGCCGACGGCGGCGAGGTCCGCGAGCGCAACGTGACCGTGGACGCGGGGCTGATGCGCGCGGTGTACACCGTCCCCGGCCTGCACGGCGCGGAACACCACCAGGCCGAGATGCGGATCGAACGGCACGCGGACGGCGGCGCGTTCCTCGTCTGGTGCACCGACGTCCTCCCCCATCGGCTGGCGGAACACCTGCGCGAGGCGTACACGACGATGTTCGACGAGTTGCTGGACGCGGTCCACCGGCACCGGGGGCCGATGACCTGA
- a CDS encoding SDR family oxidoreductase: protein METIEGRTAFVTGAASGIGLAVAASLLGAGARVVVADRDRDALKRAADHLGATALAVHLDVTDRDGWHDAKRTAEEAFGPVDILVNNAGIAHDLVELADLSPEVFDRQMAVMPTGTFNGVHTFAGGMRDRGAGHIVNTASMLGLVANARFGAYSAAKFAVVGLTEALRAEMEPHGVGVSLLCPGLVRTNFGKNGDRGMSSADKTSSVGAGIDPALVGAQVRDAIRENRPYVMTHAEFGPTVARRSARLQSAFATAPHHGPGN from the coding sequence ATGGAGACCATCGAGGGCCGCACCGCCTTCGTCACCGGGGCCGCGAGCGGAATCGGGCTCGCGGTCGCCGCGTCGCTGCTGGGCGCGGGCGCGCGTGTCGTGGTCGCCGACCGCGACCGGGACGCACTCAAGCGGGCGGCGGACCACCTCGGCGCCACCGCGCTCGCGGTGCACCTCGACGTCACCGACCGCGACGGATGGCACGACGCGAAACGGACCGCCGAGGAAGCGTTCGGCCCGGTCGACATCCTGGTCAACAACGCCGGCATCGCCCACGATCTGGTCGAGTTGGCCGACCTGTCCCCCGAGGTCTTCGACCGGCAGATGGCCGTGATGCCCACCGGAACCTTCAACGGCGTCCACACCTTCGCCGGCGGCATGCGCGACCGGGGCGCGGGCCACATCGTCAACACCGCCTCCATGCTCGGGCTGGTCGCGAACGCGCGGTTCGGGGCCTACTCGGCGGCGAAGTTCGCGGTCGTGGGCCTGACCGAGGCACTCCGCGCCGAGATGGAGCCCCACGGCGTGGGCGTATCCCTGCTCTGCCCCGGCCTGGTCCGCACCAACTTCGGCAAGAACGGCGACCGCGGCATGAGTTCGGCCGACAAGACGTCGTCCGTCGGCGCGGGTATCGACCCCGCGCTGGTCGGCGCCCAGGTGCGCGACGCGATCCGGGAGAACCGGCCGTACGTCATGACGCACGCCGAGTTCGGCCCCACCGTCGCCCGGCGCTCGGCCCGGCTCCAGAGCGCCTTCGCCACCGCTCCGCACCACGGCCCCGGCAACTGA
- a CDS encoding glycoside hydrolase family 2 TIM barrel-domain containing protein: MIRRSFNTGWQMRPKLNPFAELTGQSVPFAEVTVPHDAMIGQPRDDAGGGEAGAGAYFPGGPFEYRKTFAAPEEYRGQRVTLEFEGVYRDATVFVNGDYAGQRPYGYSLFRVEIGHLLRHGQDNEIRVEARTHKDARWYTGAGIYRDTWLLVGGPLRIAADGVRVTTPEIDDELAAVDVATTVVNETLDQRTVHLTTEIVAPSGAVVATDTCPVTVPPGETAVARPRLYVPEPRLWGPDSPALYNARVRLDDRRPAEGASGGGNAVDAEAVAFGIRSLRLDPRRGLRINGVPVKLRGACVHHDNGVLGAATFAAAEERRVRILKEAGFNAIRMAHHPMSVAMLNACDRLGMLVLDETFDMWTSAKRPFDYSLAFPEWWERDVESMVAKDVNHPSVIMYSIGNEIPETGSPAGSVWGRRLAEKVRALDPTRYVTNAVNGVLAVLDRLGELRGQTDEGAGINTIMARDPGDAMNAINASETVTDATAESFSVLDVAGVNYGEARYALDKDLFPGRILLGTETFPTRIDGNWRLITEHPHVIGDFTWTGWDYLGEVGIGRPQYLTEDTPQPTHVAPYPHLTADTGDIDITGFRNPASYYREIVFGLRTDPFIAVRRPEHHGKTFAGAPWAWSDALASWTWPGHEDAPVTVEVYADADEVELELNGKTLGRLPVGPDHRFRAEFEARYHPGHITAIAYRGGTETGRTHLRTATGPLTLHARAERDTVRTDGGDLAYVALTLTDADGTVHTAADRTVDVEISGPAVLQGFGSAAPRTEERFDATGRRTHHGRALAVLRPTGPGRIHVRATADGCAPAEVVVGAE; encoded by the coding sequence GTGATCCGCCGATCCTTCAACACCGGCTGGCAGATGCGCCCCAAGCTCAACCCGTTCGCCGAACTCACCGGCCAGTCCGTGCCGTTCGCCGAGGTGACGGTGCCCCATGACGCGATGATCGGGCAGCCGAGGGACGACGCGGGAGGCGGCGAGGCGGGCGCGGGAGCGTACTTCCCCGGCGGACCGTTCGAATACCGCAAGACCTTCGCCGCCCCCGAGGAGTACCGCGGACAGCGCGTCACCCTGGAGTTCGAGGGGGTCTACCGCGACGCCACGGTATTCGTGAACGGCGACTATGCGGGCCAACGCCCGTACGGCTACTCGCTGTTCCGCGTCGAGATCGGGCACCTGCTGCGCCACGGGCAGGACAACGAGATCCGTGTCGAGGCCCGCACCCACAAGGACGCGCGCTGGTACACGGGCGCCGGCATCTACCGGGACACGTGGCTGCTCGTCGGCGGCCCCCTGCGGATCGCGGCCGACGGGGTACGCGTCACCACACCCGAGATCGACGACGAACTCGCCGCGGTCGACGTGGCCACCACCGTCGTCAACGAGACTCTCGATCAGCGCACGGTCCACCTCACCACGGAGATCGTGGCGCCTTCCGGTGCCGTCGTCGCCACCGACACCTGCCCGGTCACGGTGCCGCCCGGCGAGACCGCGGTCGCCCGGCCGCGCCTCTACGTCCCCGAGCCGCGCCTGTGGGGACCGGATTCTCCCGCCCTGTACAACGCACGGGTGCGGCTCGACGACCGTCGTCCCGCCGAGGGTGCGAGCGGGGGCGGGAACGCCGTCGACGCGGAGGCGGTGGCGTTCGGCATCCGTTCGCTGCGCCTGGACCCGAGGCGGGGCCTGCGGATCAACGGCGTCCCGGTGAAGCTGCGCGGTGCGTGTGTGCACCACGACAACGGCGTGCTGGGCGCGGCGACGTTCGCCGCCGCCGAGGAGCGCCGCGTGCGAATCCTCAAGGAGGCCGGGTTCAACGCGATCCGCATGGCGCACCACCCGATGAGCGTCGCGATGCTGAACGCCTGCGACCGGCTCGGCATGCTCGTCCTGGACGAGACGTTCGACATGTGGACGTCGGCGAAGCGCCCGTTCGACTACAGCCTGGCCTTTCCCGAATGGTGGGAGCGCGACGTCGAGTCGATGGTCGCGAAGGACGTCAACCACCCCAGCGTGATCATGTACTCGATCGGCAACGAGATCCCGGAGACGGGTTCCCCGGCCGGGTCCGTGTGGGGGCGCAGGCTCGCGGAGAAGGTCCGTGCGCTGGACCCCACGCGCTATGTCACGAACGCCGTCAACGGTGTGCTCGCCGTCCTGGACCGGCTCGGCGAACTGCGCGGGCAGACCGATGAGGGCGCGGGCATCAACACCATCATGGCCCGCGATCCGGGCGACGCCATGAACGCGATCAACGCCTCGGAGACGGTCACCGACGCGACCGCGGAATCCTTCTCCGTGCTCGACGTCGCGGGCGTCAACTACGGCGAGGCGCGCTACGCGCTCGACAAGGACCTGTTCCCTGGCCGCATCCTGCTCGGCACCGAGACCTTCCCGACGCGCATCGACGGCAACTGGCGCCTGATCACCGAACACCCGCACGTCATCGGCGACTTCACCTGGACCGGCTGGGACTACCTCGGCGAGGTCGGCATCGGCCGCCCGCAATACCTCACCGAGGACACCCCGCAGCCCACCCATGTGGCGCCGTACCCGCACCTGACCGCGGACACCGGCGACATCGACATCACCGGTTTCCGCAACCCCGCGTCCTACTACCGCGAGATCGTCTTCGGGCTGCGCACGGACCCGTTCATCGCGGTGCGCCGCCCCGAGCACCACGGCAAGACCTTCGCCGGAGCCCCGTGGGCCTGGAGCGACGCCCTCGCGTCGTGGACCTGGCCGGGCCACGAGGACGCCCCCGTCACCGTCGAGGTCTACGCCGACGCCGACGAGGTCGAACTCGAACTCAACGGGAAGACGCTGGGCCGCCTCCCCGTCGGCCCCGACCACCGCTTCCGCGCCGAATTCGAGGCCCGCTACCACCCCGGCCACATCACCGCCATCGCCTACCGTGGCGGCACCGAGACCGGACGCACCCACCTGCGCACCGCCACCGGGCCGCTCACCCTGCACGCCCGCGCCGAACGCGACACCGTCCGCACCGACGGCGGCGACCTCGCCTACGTCGCCCTCACTCTCACCGACGCCGACGGCACCGTGCACACCGCCGCCGACCGCACGGTCGACGTCGAGATCTCCGGCCCCGCCGTGCTCCAGGGCTTCGGCAGCGCCGCGCCCCGCACCGAGGAGCGGTTCGACGCCACCGGACGCCGTACCCACCACGGCCGCGCCCTCGCCGTCCTGCGGCCCACCGGCCCCGGCCGGATCCACGTGCGGGCCACGGCGGACGGCTGTGCCCCGGCCGAGGTGGTGGTCGGCGCCGAATAG